From the Toxoplasma gondii ME49 chromosome VIIa, whole genome shotgun sequence genome, one window contains:
- a CDS encoding hypothetical protein (encoded by transcript TGME49_204270~Signal peptide predicted by SignalP 2.0 HMM (probability 0.994) with cleavage site probability 0.929 at residue 37~Predicted trans-membrane domain (TMHMM2.0):448-466) yields MSPFTGATKTRVASSSVKTLLLRLLPLLLLAGSPAWAKLCRASKSVAAQAEFRVTGGRAHPPSGSAHAAKRRGLENEASTPVAASRRTRLALSSQDSRGAAAGSVETAGDSVGDPDETLSILSSPATSDEALENVSVPPQPSSRRRSEHQEVPARPSPSALPLLGHEGTASSADSRDTGAGESPSAAEASVSVDGENAGEDLSRVQTPSFGNYAATVVGPEDSEQSLLASPRNRVPSSLPETSMKSQWSQPSEATLTSTSLTSPCLLSAELPPMTQSVASSYLPRGMDERQRPILSTVASLVSSPLTKTSDQASKNAFFASRLLASGISLSSLPDALKGDANAGKAQRELPRLMGQQAAPSSLRVNLEKANNTKAFSVASEAEASGASPTGLGLWLAILPQVKVQSRFLRGRFAAHGEEERQSQFRLSPRSSRRPRSVLPLLSRHKGKMFFGAVLVTLALWLLWSTGKKKAENCEQERRVSVASEGRGEGRTESMSDPQLFKRFFGNPKQMRFRAQEQGSFGEHQDRETVDDIMRWREYLRPAR; encoded by the coding sequence ATGTCCCCTTTCACCGGGGCGACGAAGACACGGGtcgcgtcgtcttctgtcaagactctccttcttcgcctgcttccgcttcttctccttgcaGGTTCCCCAGCATGGGCCAAGCTCTGCCGCGCCTCGAAGAGTGTAGCCGCCCAGGCTGAGTTCCGGGTGACCGGCGGAAGGGCACACCCCCCGAGCGgctcggcgcatgcagcgaagagaagaggcctTGAAAATGAGGCAAGCACTCCAGTCGCAGCGAGTCGACGGACTCGCCTCGCGCTGTCCTCTCAGGACTCGCGAGGCGCAGCGGCGGGGAGTGTGGAGACAGCTGGGGACTCAGTTGGAGACCCTGATGAAACTCTCTCGATCCTCAGCTCTCCCGCTACCTCTGACGAGGCACTCGAAAACGTTTCGGTGCCCCCccagccttcttctcgtcggcGGTCAGAGCATCAGGAAGTCCCCGCAAGGCCTTCCCCGTCTGCGCTCCCGTTACTCGGACATGAAGGCACCGCATCCTCCGCGGATTCCAGAGACACTGGAGCTGGGGAATCTCCTTCGGCTGCTGAGGCCTCTGTGTCGGTTGATGGGGAGAACGCGGGTGAGGACTTGTCTCGAGTCCAGACTCCTTCTTTTGGGAACTATGCTGCTACTGTTGTGGGTCCAGAAGACTCAGAACAGAGCTTGTTGGCCTCGCCAAGGAACAgagttccttcgtctcttcctgaAACCTCAATGAAATCACAGTGGTCGCAGCCGTCGGAAGCAACGCTGACGTCGACCTCGCTCACCTCACCGTGCCTGTTGTCCGCGGAGCTTCCCCCTATGACGCagtccgtcgcttcctcgtATCTTCCTCGTGGAATGGACGAGAGGCAACGCCCCATCTTGTCGACTGTCGCgtccctcgtctcctcgcctctgaCGAAGACCTCTGACCAGGCGTCGAAAAAcgcgttcttcgcttcgcgGCTCCTTGCCTCGGGcatctccctctcctcgcttccggATGCTCTGAAAGGGGATGCGAACGCGGGCAAGGCCCAAAGAGAACTCCCTCGCCTCATGGGGCAGCAGGCGGCTCCATCTTCTCTCAGAGTGAAcctcgagaaggcgaacaacACGAAGGCTTTCTCTGTGGCTTCCGAGGCCGAGGCCTCAGGCGCCTCGCCGACAGGATTGGGTTTGTGGCTGGCGATTCTCCCTCAGGTGAAGGTGCAGAGTCGCTTTCTGCGGGGCAGATTTGCGGCCCACGGGGAGGAGGAGCGGCAGTCGCAATTTCGGCTGTCTCCAAGGAGCAGCCGGCGCCCTCGGTCGGTTCTGCCTTTGCTCTCGCGACACAAAGGGAAGATGTTCTTCGGCGCAGTGCTCGTTACGCTCGCGCTCTGGCTGCTGTGGTCGACCGGtaagaagaaggcagagaactGCGAGCAGGAGCGACGCGTTTCGGTTGCGAGTGAAGGCCGAGGCGAGGGGAGGACAGAGAGCATGTCCGACCCACAACTTTTTAAAAGGTTCTTTGGAAACCCCAAGCAAATGCGCTTCCGCGCTCAGGAACAAGGCTCCTTCGGCGAGCATCAGGACCGCGAGACCGTCGACGACATCATGCGGTGGCGAGAGTACCTGCGCCCCGCGCGCTGA
- a CDS encoding GYF domain-containing protein (encoded by transcript TGME49_204160) yields MDRSQAEIGAPGPDRGAGSPEAPPVAGGASGDPAQAGQEVKSGCTFFVQEKRGLRLFQVLTAPGAEKKGKKKLVELLHHADMQQATWSPCGRRLALVSQDQALVVFEHPTWTVSDVSKLWRGPAALASYCEKKAKSEGAAEGAGDEDEKTRDDASRPVLRDVQQFSLPLPERALAATSLAQPKYLQWSPLGTYLVAFYNVEKKRNGEEDSTSQDHNVFVWDVAAREVVASFFVRRLVGSQWPLLKWRDDELFCCIASRNCIQVFSGHDLKKMLLRFPVPRVFNIEVAPCFSPELEQELLIGAFCPAAAPAGPALSNAQNANPQTAQFYVFHIPSVATAAATLAASCDVDWTLNPQARLQELLQTQRANLEKTEAAVKAALAQPAGVCAAEKKKGDSDSEEDASEGDLATSRSGVKPLAFYTVDETEVNEALAACADAEKYEAALVRCVVRQVVAAADSAELAWSPSGTGLIVMANTTVDAAGENYGGVGDCWYFCREPPVEDLARLRQVHGDMVAASRGKSEKFLAQLSAAAASLQALADAAQTLSSFVRKLSQKVAQDAKWSPTRDEFVLIEGKSPSDIYLLDKQCHVRFSFPPKYRNTINWGPFGQMVAIGGFGNLAGELSFWFRDSTVRGMSLITEWRAACTVQSIWAPSGDLFLTASTYPRMKVDNVFRVFDYEGEEIASVKFEELYKVAWKPESDLSPPPAPQRNEVALEQTRKGFYRPKNAQGILARVMRGELDESALPEELRRKPEESKKKRGAAAAGPAGSAAATAAEGALAAPKKAERDWGGLLDWRLQAKEENRVYPAAPGGASTEAEEGAPQAAESGPGQARARGRSKGAVGDQSPVPGAGGLAASGGAKGPEATASAEESRDSSQASESAGVGSERGEDRTACFSTLSSPRGDSAVAREALRGRALSDAAEPGLREDRAREVQGTFQKEKTLGLPENEQPQSAQAGREGGEAGSAKPPSEEASGADPRLGLGSQQLSAVQQLFLQGRLSGSSFFQSLQSASSSSLFRAPQIAAPGTPAQGSFASYPGVIGPSRGSVSTSSAAANGFANVSPRDAPTPGGPGAPAGGHGSFNKAPGPATAQPSGQYEELLRAFRNIVPAGALRVLQEGRAANPAGDARGSGAFGAIPGASLHGDQAAVANAQAALGAVLARLQQNKSGGAAGGPAGALPFLQGAQSGSSAPSAEAAAFYAELASRVQQRGGGASSFASSQLLKQQLLQQFARQQGQAAEEGGRFARGPGQGEEAAPEGRGAAQGARQPGPQGPPAGPGAAGAGARSHAQEVAQLLDHLRRGQTAEAVQFAHGSRAVWSLLQAAAQKQKLQKLQSQVNPKEAAQFQGPPSAKKTGNATPAGSASSAVRTPGAATPGLEKEVGGAQGGLSPAYASPSFQNAFLGSSFGASHGTETHAGAEAPSSHAQDEGFIADFMALQMQRKSTDSATAQVSGKQAFPFPTSRQAGSAALPARGPPELRSPTSLAAVTAAAVDALTQQYPQLTKEQAVLLLQKLRLGASGSSQSDSANASEHLGASASGSLSIDTRGDRERHGGAGPAPGGEAVSGMSFSGSGAFPGFSSFARGAASQLGGEDRAVEGRGRMRGSAFEAVGEEGGKLGAFQNAQRSHELLNSVRSAAANRAAMGPGADPLLRGWGASGNACSLANGAGFPDTGAMQGPPASFLQDLNRSRDAFGEDRRDAFGNMQETRACFPRNSAQGERAGAEASTTHAPCGGKPGGNAERGKRPDAMKDKCWQYVDPKGNIQGPFHREEMAMWNAMGYFDPALPVRCCGADRFIPLNKLYPPPQQPFSTTPKPQPMHIQ; encoded by the exons ATGGATCGCTCGCAAGCGGAGATCGGCGCGCCGGGCCCGGACCGGGGCGCGGGGTCTCCGGAGGCGCCACCGGTCGCCGGTGGCGCCTCCGGAGACCCGGCACAGGCGGGGCAGGAGGTGAAGAGCGGCTGCACCTTCTTCGTCCAGGAGAAGCGCGGGCTGCGTCTCTTTCAGGTGCTCACGGCCCccggcgcagagaagaagggcaagAAGAAGCTCGTCGAGTTGCTGCACCATGCTGACATGCAGCAGGCAACCTGGAGTCCCTGCggccgccgcctcgcgctcGTGTCCCAGGACCAGGCTCTCGTGGTCTTCGAGCACCCGACGTGGACGGTCTCCGACGTCTCCAAGCTCTGGCGCGGCCCCGCTGCGCTCGCCTCCTactgcgagaagaaggcgaagagcgaaggcgcTGCAGAGGGTGCAGGggatgaagacgagaagactcGCGATGATGCCAGTCGTCCTGTGCTCAGAGACGTTCAGCAGTTTTCCCTGCCTCTGCCGGAGCGCGCCCTCGCGGCCACCAGTCTCGCACAGCCCAAGTACCTCCAGTGGTCCCCGCTTGGCACGTACCTCGTCGCGTTCTacaacgtggagaagaaacggaacggagaggaagattCCACAAGCCAAGACCACAACGTCTTCGTCTGGGACGTCGCCGCCAGAGAAGTCGttgcctccttcttcgtccgcAGACTCGTCGGCTCTCAGTGGCCTCTCCTCaagtggagagacgacgaactCTTCTGCTGCATCGCCTCGCGAAATTGCATACAG GTGTTTTCCGGCCACGACTTGAAGAAGATGCTTTTGCGTTTTCCGGTCCCGCGCGTCTTCAACATTGAGGTGGCGCCGTGCTTTTCGCCTGAGCTGGAACAAGAGCTGCTGATCGGCGCCTTCTGTCCGGCGGCGGCGCCCGCGGGTCCCGCGCTGTCGAACGCGCAGAACGCAAATCCGCAGACAGCGCAGTTCTATGTGTTCCATATTCCGAGTGTCGCTACAGCTGCCGCGACGCTCGCCGCCTCCTGCGATGTGGACTGGACACTAAACCCCCAGGCAAGACTCCAAGAACTCCTTCAGACGCAGCGCGCGAACTTGGAGAAGACCGAAGCCGCTGTGAAGGCCGCCCTCGCCCAGCCCGCGGGTGTCTGTgccgccgagaagaagaaaggcgatAGTGACAGTGAAGAGGACGCGAGCGAAGGCGACCTCGCGACCTCGCGGTCCGGCGTCAAGCCCCTCGCTTTTTACACGGTGGACGAGACGGAAGTGAACGAGGcgctcgctgcatgcgctgacgCGGAGAAATACGAAGCGGCTCTAGTCAGATGCGTCGTCAGACAAGTCGTCGCTGCTGCGGACTCTGCAGAACTCGCCTGGAGCCCTTCGGGCACCGGCCTCATCGTCATGGCAAACACAACAGTCGATGCTGCCG GCGAGAACTACGGAGGCGTCGGAGACTGCTGGTATTTTTGTCGAGAACCTCCCGTCGAGGACCTGGCGCGTCTGCGGCAGGTGCACGGCGACATGGTTGCGGCGTCTCGCGGCAAGTCTGAGAAGTTCCTTGCGCAACTCTCCGCCGCggcggcttctctccaggcGCTCGCTGACGCCGCTCAAACGCTCTCCAGTTTCGTCAGAAAACTCAGCCAGAAAGTCGCGCAGGATGCAAAGTGGAGTCCTACGAGAGACGAGTTCGTCCTCATCGAAGGAAAATCGCCTTCAG ATATTTATTTGCTCGACAAGCAATGCCACGTCCGCTTTTCTTTCCCTCCCAAGTATCGAAACACCATCAACTGGGGGCCCTTCGGCCAGATGGTCGCCATCGGTGGCTTTGGAAATCTTGCAG GCGAGCTGAGCTTTTGGTTCCGCGACAGCACCGTGCGAGGCATGTCCCTCATCACAGAGTGGCGAGCTGCCTGTACAGTCCAGAGCATCTGGGCGCCGAGTGGCGACCTCTTCCTTACGGCTTCGACGTACCCTCGAATGAAGGTGGACAAcgtctttcgcgtcttcgacTACGAAG GTGAAGAAATCGCCTCAGTCAAGTTCGAGGAACTGTACAAGGTCGCTTGGAAGCCCGAGTCCGATCT CTCGCCGCCGCCAGCTCCTCAGCGGAACGAAGTGGCTTTGGAGCAGACCCGCAAGGGATTCTATCGACCGAAGAACGCGCAAGGCATTCTCGCGAGAGTGATGAGAG GAGAACTCGACGAGAGCGCGTTGCCGGAGGAACTGCGGAGGAAGCCCgaagagtcgaagaagaagcgcggcgcGGCCGCAGCGGGTCCGGCTGGCTCTGCGGCGGCGACCGCGGCCGAGGGAGCGTTAGCGGCTCCGAAGAAGGCTGAGAGAGACTGGGGTGGCCTGCTCGATTGGCGTCTTcaag cgaaagaagaaaaccgcGTGTATCCGGCTGCACCTGGAGGTGCGAGCACCGAGGCCGAGGAGGGGGCCCCACAGGCGGCCGAGAGTGGCCCTGGGCAGGCGCGGGCGCGCGGCCGCAGCAAGGGCGCCGTCGGAGACCAGAGCCCGGTGCCCGGCGCTGGCGGACTCGCGGCGAGTGGCGGCGCGAAGGGACCGGAAGCGACTGCCTCGGCGGAGGAGAGTCGGGACTCCTCGCAGGCGTCGGAGTCGGCGGGTGTGGGCAGTGAACGCGGCGAAGACAGAACAGCCTGCTTCTCGACTCTCAGCTCCCCGAGAGGCGACTCTGCGGTGGCCAGAGAGGCCCTGAGGGGTCGCGCCCTGTCGGACGCCGCGGAGCCCGGCCTCAGAGAAGACCGCGCGCGCGAGGTCCAAGGAACAttccagaaagagaagacccTTGGACTTCCAGAAAACGAGCAACCACAGAGTGCGCAGGCCGGCCGAGAAGGCG GAGAGGCTGGCAGCGCAAAGCCccccagcgaagaagcgagtggCGCCGACCCCCGTCTGGGCCTCGGCAGCCAACAACTCTCTGCGGTCCAGCAGCTCTTCTTGCAGGGGCGCTTGAGcggttcttcctttttccagTCTCTTCAGTCGGcgagttcttcttcgctcttccgcGCGCCCCAGATCGCCGCTCCCGGGACCCCGGCGCAGGGGTCCTTCGCCTCGTACCCCGGCGTGATTGGCCCTTCGCGGGGGTCTGTCTCCACAAGCTCTGCGGCCGCGAACGGCTTCGCGAACGTATCGCCTCGCGACGCGCCGACCCCGGGCGGGCCTGGGGCCCCAGCCGGCGGCCACGGCAGTTTCAACAAGGCGCCGGGACCCGCGACGGCGCAGCCGTCCGGGCAGTACGAAGAACTGCTGCGGGCATTCCGGAACATCGTCCCCGCCGGCGCCCTGCGCGTGCTCCAGGAgggccgcgccgcaaaccCCGCGGGCGACGCGCGCGGTTCGGGCGCGTTCGGCGCGATTCCAGGGGCGTCCCTCCACGGCGACCAGGCGGCGGTGGCGAACGCACAGGCGGCGCTCGGGGCGGTGCTCGCGCGGCTCCAACAGAACAAAAGCGGCGGGGCCGCGGGCGGGCCTGCCGGCGCGCTGCCGTTCCTCCAGGGGGCTCAGAGCGGGTCGAGTGCTCCCAGTGCCGAGGCCGCGGCCTTCTACGCAGAACTCGCCTCGCGGGTGCAGCAGCGGGGAGGCGGCGCGTCTTCGTTTGCCTCCTCGCAGCTTTTGAAGCAACAGCTGCTTCAGCAGTTCGCCAGGCAACAGGGACAGGCCGCTGAGGAAGGCGGGAGGTTCGCGCGCGGACCGGgtcagggagaagaagcagcgcccGAAGGTCGCGGGGCGGCGCAGGGCGCGCGGCAGCCGGGCCCGCAGGGGCCGCCGGCTGGGCCTGGCGCTGCGGGGGCGGGCGCGCGGTCTCACGCGCAGGAAGTTGCGCAGCTGCTGGATCACCTCCGTCGCGGACAGACAGCAGAAGCTGTGCAGTTCGCTCACGGGAGTCGCGCCGTCTGGTCGCTGCTGCAAGCGGcggcgcagaagcagaaactgcagaagctgcagagccAAGTCAATCcgaaggaggcggcgcaGTTCCAGGGACCGCCGTCCGCGAAGAAGACCGGAAACGCGACGCCCGCCGGGTCCGCGAGTTCGGCTGTACGCACACCTGGGGCGGCGACGCCGGGCCTCGAAAAGGAGGTGGGCGGCGCGCAGGGCGGTTTGTCTCCTGCGTACGCGAGTCCGAGTTTCCAGAACGCTTTTCTCGGCTCTTCCTTCGGCGCGTCTCACGGAACTGAGACGCACGCGGGTGCAgaagcgccttcttcgcacGCACAGGATGAAGGCTTCATCGCAGACTTCATGGCGCTGCAGATGCAACGCAAGTCGACGGACTCGGCGACTGCGCAGGTCTCCGGAAAACAGGCCTTCCCGTTTCCGACATCTCGACAGGCGGGGTCTGCGGCGCTGCCGGCGCGTGGGCCCCCAGAGCTCCGCAGCCCAACGTCGCTCGCGGCTGTGACCGCAGCTGCAGTCGACGCCTTGACCCAGCAGTATCCGCAGTTGACGAAGGAACAGGCGGTCCTGCTGCTTCAGAAACTTCGACTGGGTGCCTCCGGGAGCTCACAGAGCGACTCCGCGAACGCCAGTGAGCACTTGGGTGCCTCTGCGTCGGGCAGCCTGTCCATCGACACTCGCGGAGACCGCGAGCGCCACGGTGGAGCGGGGCCCGCGCCGGGTGGCGAGGCAGTCTCTGGGATGAGCTTCTCGGGGAGTGGGGCGTTTCCAGGCTTTTCGTCCTTCGCGCGCGGCGCGGCTAGCCAGCTCGGCGGCGAAGACCGCGCAGTCGAGGGCCGGGGACGCATGCGCGGGAGCGCGTTTGAGGCCgtaggcgaagaaggcgggaaGCTGGGGGCCTTCCAGAACGCGCAGCGAAGCCACGAGCTCCTGAACAGCGTGCGAAGTGCCGCGGCGAACAGGGCCGCGATGGGCCCCGGGGCGGACCCTCTGCTCCGCGGCTGGGGTGCGAGCGGAAATGCCTGCAGTCTCGCGAACGGCGCCGGCTTCCCAGACACCGGGGCCATGCAGGGTCCCCCTGCCTCGTTTCTGCAAGACCTGAATCGGAGCCGAGACGCGTTCGGGGAGGATCGCAGAGATGCCTTTGGAAACATGCAGGAAACCCGCGCCTGCTTTCCGCGAAACAGCGCCCAGGGCGAACGCGCTGGCGCAGAGGCGTCCACCACGCATGCCCCATGTGGAGGCAAACCTGGCGGCAACGCAGAACGGGGCAAGCGACCTGACGCAATGAAAGACAAATGCTGGCAATATGTCGACCCCAAGGGGAACATCCAG ggtCCATTTCACCGGGAAGAGATGGCGATGTGGAACGCGATGGGCTACTTCGATCCGGCGCTGCCTGTGAGGTGCTGTGGCGCAGACCGCTTCATTCCTCTCAATAAACTTTACCCTCCGCCGCAGCAGCCTTTCTCGACAACACCGAAGCCTCAGCCCATGCACATTCAGTGA
- a CDS encoding hypothetical protein (encoded by transcript TGME49_204150) — MSSSKDKSSKCVFLDSAFLSGRICARRAAGRSGWSFPTSSSISAHAVFQEGVGLSVRRGRRCCCVHPPFAKNFLSAATLALSSVSLSDQQLSQTTCDASECTDTDAAPRAARAVSRLFLYFKSVTPTRQTRFRAGAFVRLSSPRLSRASWPRFSSLSPAFPSPALRPFVLHCRASALCREPRACRLAARLLAQGLNAAAS, encoded by the coding sequence ATGTCTTCTTCGAAAGACAAATCTTCGAAGTGTGTTTTTTTGGACAGCGCTTTTTTGTCAGGGAGAATTTGTGCGCGAAGAGCGGCCGGGAGAAGCGGCTGGTCGTTCCCCACTTCTTCGTCCATCTCCGCGCATGCGGTTTTCCAGGAAGGCGTCGGTCTCTCCGTTCGGCGAGGACGTCGTTGCTGCTGCGTTCACCCGCCCTTCGCAAAGAATTTCCTCTCCGCTGCgactctcgctctctcttcggtttctctgtctgaCCAACAGCTTTCTCAGACGACGTGCGACGCGTcggagtgtacagacaccgacGCAGCCCCCCGAGCGGCGCGTGCCGTTTCCCGCCTTTTTCTCTACTTCAAAAGTGTCACGCCCACCCGCCAAACTCGTTTTCGCGCTGGTGCATTCGTCCGGCTGTCTTCGCCTCGGCTTTCTCGTGCTTCTTGGccccgtttctcctcgttgtcTCCCGCTTTTCCTTCCCCTGCTCTCCGTCCGTTTGTTCTGCACTGTCGCGCGTCGGCGCTGTGCAGGGAGCCGCGCGCGTGTCGATTGGCCGCGAGGCTTCTTGCCCAGGGACTGAACGCAGCTGCGAGCTGA